AAATTGGCATTCAAAAAACCTTGCTGCATCTTCTATAAATTTAGATAATTCTATTTGCCTTTGTGGTGAAAGGCTATTTTCAGGCTCATCTAATATGTATAGTCCATTTTCACCTATATTTTCTAAAAAATACTTAAATGCGCTTTCTCCATTTGAGTATTCTCTGATATTGTCTCTTATACTATCTCTTATAAATTTGGATTGAGTTTTTTTCTTGGCTCTACTTATTCTTTTCATTTCATCATAGTCTTCTAAAGATGTCATTCTAAAACTAGAAAACTTAGCATCTATATATTCTTCAAATAGTTCTGATCTCTTTTCATCAATGCGTTCATTTATATTTCTAATATTTAGCATATAATCGAATACATCATCACTAGTTATAATCTTGCTATTTTCAGGTATTTCATTTGAAATTTCCATATAGCACATATTTACATAGTCCGTAAAAAAATTAGTTTTATTATAAATAGAATCTCTATCTAGATTTACTTTTTCTGCAATTACATTTAATGCTGTTGACTTTCCAGAGCCATTACCCCCATATAATATAGTAATTGGTTCAAAGTCAATTCTCTCAAATTCATTTTTAGATAATACTTTAAATGGATAAAAAGAGTCATAACAAGTTCTTTTTTCATTTAAAATAAACTTATATTCAGTGTCTTCATTAACAAATTCAAAAGCACTTATGTATATCATTTTTTATTTTCCTTTCGTACTCGATATAAAAACTATGTGTATAATATTTTATCATATTTCTTCAGTTATAATATTTATTTTAAACTATGTTAATCACTACCTAATCTAAAATAAATTAATAGTATAAGTTGTTTAATATTCTTAAGATAGTGTAAATTTTAAATAAGATCAAAAGAATTCA
This is a stretch of genomic DNA from Paraclostridium bifermentans. It encodes these proteins:
- a CDS encoding AAA family ATPase, with translation MIYISAFEFVNEDTEYKFILNEKRTCYDSFYPFKVLSKNEFERIDFEPITILYGGNGSGKSTALNVIAEKVNLDRDSIYNKTNFFTDYVNMCYMEISNEIPENSKIITSDDVFDYMLNIRNINERIDEKRSELFEEYIDAKFSSFRMTSLEDYDEMKRISRAKKKTQSKFIRDSIRDNIREYSNGESAFKYFLENIGENGLYILDEPENSLSPQRQIELSKFIEDAARFFECQFIISTHSSFMLSMKGAKIYDLDEDPVRVKKWTELENVRTYYSFFKENENEF